Proteins encoded together in one Bradyrhizobium sp. CB82 window:
- a CDS encoding ABC transporter substrate-binding protein: protein MISMKTLLASAALLLAVPQVGQADILVGFVTGLSGPVSSIGIPNAKGIAAGEAYVGEVGGEKLRVIQLDDGSDPTASARNARKPVEQEKVDILIGTSGAPQTLAMATAAVEMKIPMIAVSPIAPVPPGDGGPWVVQTPQPTPLLVQGIVDHMKARGLKTVAFIGFSDAFGDLMYDSLSLSAKAADIKVIANERYARSDSSVTAQVLRALAARPDAIMLGGTGTPGALPVIALSERGYKGPLYGNHGLISADFLRLAGKAANGIICPTGPVTAAEQLPASNPIQKVALAFRTAFEKANGEAPTDSFSSYSFDGWLVFTDAAKRATATGAKPGSPEFRTALREALFTTKEVVGTQGVYTYTPADRHGVDDRSRILVQIEDGKYKLLP from the coding sequence ATGATCTCGATGAAGACTCTGCTGGCCTCGGCCGCGTTGCTCCTCGCCGTTCCGCAAGTCGGGCAGGCGGACATCCTCGTCGGATTCGTCACCGGCCTCAGCGGTCCGGTGTCGTCGATCGGGATCCCGAACGCGAAGGGGATCGCGGCAGGTGAGGCCTATGTCGGCGAGGTCGGCGGCGAGAAGCTCCGCGTCATTCAACTTGACGATGGATCCGACCCGACGGCGTCGGCGCGCAACGCGCGCAAGCCCGTCGAGCAGGAGAAGGTTGATATTCTGATTGGAACGTCCGGAGCGCCGCAGACTCTCGCGATGGCCACGGCCGCCGTCGAGATGAAGATTCCGATGATCGCGGTGTCACCGATCGCGCCGGTGCCGCCCGGCGATGGCGGGCCCTGGGTCGTGCAGACGCCGCAACCGACGCCGCTTCTCGTCCAGGGCATCGTTGACCACATGAAGGCGCGAGGATTGAAGACCGTCGCGTTCATCGGCTTCTCGGATGCCTTTGGCGACCTGATGTACGATTCACTGTCGCTAAGCGCCAAGGCGGCCGATATCAAGGTCATCGCCAACGAGCGCTACGCCAGATCGGATTCATCGGTGACTGCCCAGGTGCTGCGCGCGCTGGCGGCGCGGCCCGACGCCATCATGCTCGGCGGCACGGGAACGCCGGGTGCGCTGCCGGTGATCGCTTTGTCCGAGCGCGGATATAAGGGGCCGCTCTACGGCAATCACGGGCTGATCAGCGCCGATTTCCTGCGTCTCGCAGGCAAGGCTGCCAACGGCATCATCTGCCCGACCGGGCCGGTGACCGCGGCCGAGCAGCTTCCAGCCAGCAATCCAATCCAGAAGGTTGCCCTGGCTTTCCGTACGGCCTTCGAGAAGGCGAATGGCGAGGCGCCGACCGACTCGTTCTCGTCCTATTCCTTCGACGGCTGGCTGGTATTCACAGATGCAGCCAAGCGCGCGACGGCGACTGGCGCCAAGCCGGGCTCGCCGGAATTCCGCACCGCGCTTCGCGAGGCGCTGTTCACCACTAAGGAGGTGGTCGGTACGCAAGGCGTCTACACCTACACGCCGGCGGATCGACACGGCGTCGATGATCGCTCGCGCATCCTGGTTCAGATCGAGGACGGAAAATACAAGCTGTTGCCTTGA